In one window of Terriglobia bacterium DNA:
- a CDS encoding tyrosine-type recombinase/integrase, with amino-acid sequence MQDAVTVTGSENLPVLPPVIAGADTPEIKRRVENFFHSVAAIFEAWVNRRKSDHTRRAYRGDVMAFVEFCRFAWPQDAARLLRVSILDVQAFKDAMGKHGGAPKTINRRISSLSSFYKFLSGAAAELRLPITVPNPAHAQFISRESSDPVDETRALSETRARQLVAMVTGDSLLDLRDRAILKFYVYTGARIETGCKLNVSDFHQDGDEATLRFQLKGARAKTKGIHFSAAESIAEYIKAAGIESGPLFRPRLSAYSDALAPRRMTQRSMYRILMSYLERLPGAMREIELSSGEKAQVCLYSPHSLRATTATLLLDSSVAIESVQDLLDHKHITTTQIYDKRRRSVRDSASHKVPI; translated from the coding sequence ATGCAGGATGCGGTTACCGTAACAGGCTCAGAAAATCTTCCGGTGTTGCCGCCGGTGATCGCCGGAGCGGACACTCCTGAGATCAAACGGCGCGTCGAAAACTTCTTTCATTCCGTTGCCGCCATCTTCGAGGCCTGGGTCAACCGGCGCAAATCGGATCACACGCGCCGCGCATATCGTGGCGATGTCATGGCCTTTGTCGAGTTTTGCCGCTTTGCCTGGCCGCAGGATGCCGCGCGGCTGCTGCGCGTTTCCATCCTCGATGTGCAGGCTTTCAAGGACGCCATGGGCAAGCACGGCGGCGCGCCCAAGACCATCAACCGGCGGATTTCCTCGCTGTCATCGTTTTACAAGTTCTTAAGCGGGGCCGCGGCCGAGCTGCGGCTGCCGATCACCGTCCCCAATCCCGCCCATGCGCAGTTCATCTCGCGCGAATCCTCCGACCCGGTCGATGAAACCCGCGCCCTCTCGGAAACACGGGCGCGCCAGCTCGTGGCCATGGTGACGGGCGACTCGCTTCTCGATCTGCGGGATCGCGCCATCCTCAAGTTCTATGTCTATACCGGCGCCCGCATCGAAACCGGCTGCAAACTCAATGTCTCGGACTTCCACCAGGACGGCGACGAGGCGACGCTGCGCTTTCAGCTCAAGGGCGCGCGCGCCAAGACCAAGGGGATTCATTTCAGCGCGGCGGAGTCCATCGCCGAGTACATCAAGGCTGCCGGCATCGAAAGCGGACCCCTCTTCCGCCCTCGCCTCTCCGCATACAGCGACGCCCTCGCCCCGCGCCGCATGACCCAGCGCAGCATGTACCGCATATTGATGAGCTATCTGGAGCGGCTGCCCGGCGCAATGCGGGAAATAGAACTGTCCTCCGGCGAGAAAGCCCAGGTGTGCCTCTACTCGCCGCATTCGCTGCGGGCGACGACCGCGACCCTGCTGCTGGATTCCAGCGTCGCCATCGAGTCCGTCCAGGACCTCCTCGACCACAAGCACATCACCACGACGCAGATTTATGATAAGCGGCGGCGGTCGGTGCGGGATTCCGCCTCGCACAAGGTGCCGATTTGA
- a CDS encoding endonuclease NucS, with protein sequence MANWKINCMENEYPGLWHTWFKEQIVAVGWPPDDYGLRTPTKVRAWSDARRYLMQIEPDDKVVVQLKNWRVGRIGTVLSKQIEDKEWNPSVPRQAGDSGEMGRRVQVRWDLTTGPLAPSFVVELPPEARPNPRIWRPTLSQVPDSAFRAMEIAINEDANWVSLIPGFASERALSEYISASPHLLEDGLVPYPSESARELVFADRTRLDVLLLDRDGNIVIVECKQGTPSLQHIEQLRGYMRNAEKLRTGLKIGKNIRGILVHGGARKLSSEVRKESRHAPHIELVQFSVSVGFTPSL encoded by the coding sequence GTGGCCAACTGGAAAATCAACTGCATGGAAAACGAATATCCGGGTTTGTGGCACACATGGTTTAAAGAGCAGATCGTCGCTGTCGGATGGCCCCCGGACGACTATGGTCTTCGGACGCCAACAAAAGTGCGGGCGTGGTCGGATGCCCGCAGGTATCTCATGCAGATTGAGCCTGACGACAAGGTTGTAGTCCAGCTCAAGAATTGGCGCGTGGGGCGCATCGGCACAGTGCTCAGCAAGCAAATCGAAGATAAAGAGTGGAATCCCAGCGTTCCGCGTCAAGCAGGAGACTCAGGCGAAATGGGCCGCCGAGTACAAGTAAGGTGGGATTTGACCACGGGTCCCCTTGCCCCAAGCTTCGTAGTAGAACTTCCACCAGAAGCACGGCCTAATCCGCGCATCTGGCGCCCTACGCTGAGCCAGGTGCCCGATTCTGCATTTCGCGCCATGGAAATTGCCATTAACGAGGACGCCAACTGGGTCAGCCTGATTCCGGGATTTGCCAGCGAGCGGGCGCTATCTGAGTACATCAGCGCCTCACCTCACCTGCTCGAAGACGGTCTCGTTCCCTATCCTTCCGAATCTGCCCGCGAGCTGGTTTTTGCCGACCGAACGCGCCTTGACGTTCTACTGCTTGATCGCGACGGAAACATCGTGATCGTCGAGTGCAAGCAGGGAACGCCATCGCTCCAACACATAGAGCAACTCCGTGGATATATGCGGAACGCGGAAAAACTCAGGACTGGGTTGAAAATAGGCAAAAACATTCGGGGAATTCTGGTGCATGGAGGAGCACGGAAACTCAGCTCAGAAGTCCGCAAGGAGAGCAGGCACGCGCCTCACATTGAACTGGTGCAGTTTTCTGTTTCGGTGGGGTTCACTCCGTCACTGTAA
- a CDS encoding CHAT domain-containing protein, with product MQNRHLFTIVTAMAKLKVFVAESVSPDEFYDRHWEGHVVEEIVRLLSGKTAYRIVMNASLLDRAIKSASENAYDIFHLSCHGDEKGIQLSDRTNISWEDLAESFQEADQMPRALILSSCVGGHRGIAGAFTGRKRRPEVIFGAEAKEDKNLLTFPGACISWPILYTALATGGMNPKAFKDAVKKMNLITPHQFVYRRWDEEQYRRYPGRN from the coding sequence TTGCAGAACCGCCACCTTTTCACTATCGTGACGGCGATGGCGAAACTAAAGGTATTTGTTGCGGAATCCGTGTCCCCTGATGAGTTCTACGACCGTCACTGGGAGGGGCACGTGGTGGAAGAAATCGTCCGCCTGCTTAGCGGGAAAACAGCCTACAGAATTGTCATGAACGCAAGTCTGCTTGATAGGGCAATCAAGAGCGCGTCAGAAAATGCGTACGACATCTTTCACCTGTCGTGTCATGGCGACGAAAAAGGAATCCAACTGAGCGATAGGACAAATATTTCCTGGGAGGATCTGGCTGAGTCCTTTCAGGAGGCTGACCAAATGCCAAGAGCTCTCATCCTCTCCAGCTGCGTTGGGGGTCATCGTGGCATTGCGGGGGCCTTTACAGGGCGGAAGCGGAGGCCCGAAGTGATCTTCGGTGCCGAGGCAAAGGAAGACAAAAATCTTCTCACTTTCCCTGGTGCCTGCATTAGCTGGCCGATCCTTTACACCGCACTGGCCACGGGCGGCATGAATCCTAAAGCCTTCAAAGATGCCGTGAAGAAGATGAATCTCATCACGCCGCATCAGTTTGTTTATCGCCGCTGGGACGAAGAACAGTACCGCCGTTACCCAGGCCGAAACTAG
- a CDS encoding putative zinc-binding metallopeptidase, producing MRNIRLSGESRVFEFRLSQKPGCEVSSEEKADQPDLESQAESILELGIPVHWRIPPSKQDDARKRHFLSASAGLLKKIPVDHVTPLKKGGLFFFKGDRTVGGYYRAYSSSIYLNAGVHPSAFPIAFLHEMGHLVHFEVATETTIKKFTKASWFRIGPLRLRKFWKGHGMFFTPYSAISPEEDFAEVYAGIMASLFDQKEWLEIGFGSASPCPVCGAPWFFLDLEDDQRGICAACDALYGRLEDHWTPLKQNLARGRAEQEGISWTPIKPD from the coding sequence ATGCGTAACATTAGGCTGTCCGGTGAAAGCCGCGTGTTCGAATTCCGGCTGAGCCAAAAGCCTGGGTGCGAAGTGTCTTCTGAAGAAAAGGCTGACCAACCGGATCTGGAGTCTCAAGCTGAGTCGATTCTGGAGTTGGGAATTCCAGTGCACTGGCGTATCCCACCGTCCAAGCAGGACGACGCTAGAAAAAGGCATTTCCTTTCAGCGAGCGCCGGTCTCCTGAAGAAAATCCCGGTTGACCATGTCACCCCACTCAAGAAGGGCGGGTTGTTCTTTTTCAAGGGTGATCGGACAGTCGGAGGTTATTACCGAGCGTATTCATCAAGCATCTACTTGAATGCAGGAGTGCATCCTTCAGCGTTCCCTATCGCCTTCTTGCATGAGATGGGTCATCTCGTTCATTTTGAGGTGGCGACGGAGACCACAATAAAGAAGTTCACGAAAGCTTCATGGTTTCGGATAGGGCCATTGCGTCTGCGCAAGTTCTGGAAGGGGCATGGGATGTTTTTTACTCCATACAGTGCGATATCGCCGGAAGAGGACTTCGCGGAGGTTTATGCTGGAATCATGGCAAGTCTATTTGACCAAAAGGAGTGGCTTGAAATTGGATTTGGATCAGCTTCTCCTTGCCCGGTCTGCGGTGCACCGTGGTTTTTCTTAGATCTAGAAGACGATCAACGTGGAATTTGTGCAGCGTGCGATGCACTCTATGGTCGACTTGAGGATCATTGGACCCCTCTTAAGCAAAATCTAGCTCGTGGAAGAGCTGAGCAGGAAGGTATATCCTGGACTCCGATTAAACCTGATTAA
- a CDS encoding peptidase C39, bacteriocin processing: MNLKHQGRDSGRPYSLSRFALFAAPALIGAALLINAALPTAAQSQINGRVIGAPQVSAAQVSVSHPAQTQPSKLPQAPVQVAMPAPPPIEYLPGMEEALVATGPVDEGETKALRIALKEFHDAPLNAGPQADYADYAQPLLAFVRAHPKSNWNSALQLNLGLGYYHAGYWSRAFASFEKAWALGRNADSSPQARLMVDRAVGELAKMHARVGHDKELDALLREVVGKRPIGGPGTELIQGAREGLWAFRNNPGIAYLCGPRALKNVLTALKAPAKQIQVAEEARSGTHGFSLAQLAALADKAKLKYTLVQRKPGQPIPVPSVVNWSIHHYAAIVGKQGDLYQVMDPTFGDASGLLLTARAIDEGSSGYFLVPAKAMRAGTGWRAVSAKSDEAQAVYGMGTTSNSTLGASGVPNGCPVVAQQASANGASSPVPNRTPMTQQQEKQPLGGMTVSGCTPMIVGLSLGDTPIGYKPQKGVPSITGISYNSREAEQPATLAFGNVSPKWTHSWIGWVWDDPGVNREGWNVRRYASGGGGYDYQNSYNRTTGTWPAETTDNSQLWRTPVLGVATNYEHRLPDGSKENFTLSDGATTWPRKLFLTSVTDAQGNVTTLNYDGTFRLTSVVDAMGRSTTFTYGLAGFPLLVTQITDPFGRTTQLTYDTSQRLASITDPAGITSTFTYSATEPTFVNTLTTPYGTTNFSDTANSHDTPETNTRSLTIKDPLGFTDYTYFYQNPAITPSTDNTCIVPVGLSSNDDGLLQWRNTYHWDPHAFALGVTVDGSGNLLTEDFSKAYLTHWYHDQITNFTSTAVASVKPPLERRTWFNHPNQTTNYNSGILDRPTFVGRVLDDGTTQLTGATYNAFGLPLTYTDPMGRQTQYTYAANNQDLLTVKQRTALPSTFTTIATLGSYNALHEPQTYTDAAGKVWNFTWNAAGQPATVTDPNSGVTTRNYDASGRLSTIVNANSQTVLTLTYDAADRIATRTDSQGYVLTYAYDALDRITSITYPDGTADLYDYNFQSGPFVGTPSLELRKHTDRLGRATTYGFDADRRLTSVTEPTSGTATRTTSYHYYENGTLKEITDANGNVTHWDIDIESRPVAKTYGFGTSSAQTETYTYEASTSRLKAVTDTFNQMKSYAYALDDRPLSVSYIGAFGTPNVSFAWDGFFPRLTSMTDGLGTTNYSYTAIGTNGALKLASIDGPFANDVIGLTYDALGRIAGRNITGGNETFGYDAISRLTSHGTPLGSFTNTYLGQTDQTASRSVTNGAVTVSTNWGYDTNANDRRLISITNSGVTRSFTLGYGSGPVNPYDIMSVTDTAATGHPFATQTHAYGYDLIDRLLTATATTPGNNTYVYDPLDNATTLTDSTGTTNPTYNGLNQIATWGATNYTYDVKGNLLSDGTRSYKWDIENRLIEIDYVGSTAKSQFSYDGMGRRTVDVETASGGGTTTTRYLWCGSRICQVRDGTDTVQSRILPEGEYNAVSTQKAVYMPDQLGSVRDVLDATSGSLISSIDYSPYGAPVQTSGTFTPAYQYAGLFAHAPSGLLLSFTRAYDPVHPHWLNRDLLREWAGPNLYAYSLANPVNWVDVLGLTVKEYQRPINLNGPLSPLNWTGIDHRWIKTDKYEAGMGPTGGDVPGQGRADFPLAPVSTIDHTGQSKSPDATEVPIPFPVNEECVNALIAPGRPLGLFVPSSNDCHTFDARVLDLCRAKSYPNSR; encoded by the coding sequence ATGAATTTGAAACATCAGGGCCGCGATAGCGGCCGGCCTTATTCCCTTTCACGCTTTGCCCTCTTCGCGGCCCCCGCGCTGATTGGCGCCGCGCTGCTGATCAACGCCGCGCTTCCAACAGCGGCGCAGTCGCAAATCAACGGGCGGGTGATTGGCGCGCCTCAGGTTTCAGCGGCGCAGGTTTCCGTATCGCACCCGGCGCAGACGCAACCCTCTAAGCTTCCCCAGGCCCCTGTCCAAGTGGCGATGCCCGCGCCGCCGCCGATTGAGTATCTGCCGGGAATGGAAGAGGCGTTGGTGGCGACCGGCCCCGTCGATGAAGGGGAAACCAAGGCGCTGCGCATCGCACTGAAGGAATTCCACGACGCGCCCTTGAACGCGGGGCCACAGGCCGATTATGCGGATTACGCCCAGCCACTGCTCGCCTTCGTCAGGGCGCATCCGAAATCGAACTGGAATTCGGCGCTGCAGCTCAACCTGGGGCTGGGGTACTACCATGCGGGCTACTGGAGCCGCGCCTTCGCGTCGTTCGAGAAGGCCTGGGCGCTTGGCCGCAACGCCGACTCCTCCCCGCAGGCCCGCCTGATGGTGGACCGCGCGGTGGGCGAGCTGGCCAAGATGCACGCCCGCGTTGGACATGACAAGGAACTCGATGCTCTGCTGCGCGAAGTCGTGGGCAAGCGGCCCATCGGCGGGCCGGGCACCGAGCTGATCCAGGGCGCGCGCGAGGGCCTGTGGGCCTTCCGCAACAACCCCGGCATAGCCTATCTCTGCGGGCCGAGGGCGCTGAAAAATGTGCTGACCGCACTCAAAGCCCCTGCCAAGCAAATCCAGGTGGCGGAAGAGGCGCGCTCCGGCACGCACGGCTTCTCGCTCGCCCAACTCGCGGCGCTGGCCGACAAGGCGAAGCTCAAATACACCCTCGTTCAGCGCAAGCCAGGCCAGCCCATTCCGGTGCCCTCCGTCGTCAACTGGAGCATCCACCATTACGCCGCCATCGTCGGGAAACAGGGCGATCTCTACCAGGTCATGGACCCCACGTTCGGCGACGCGAGCGGATTACTGCTGACCGCGCGCGCGATTGACGAAGGAAGCAGCGGGTACTTCCTCGTGCCCGCGAAAGCCATGCGCGCGGGAACCGGCTGGCGCGCGGTGTCCGCCAAGAGCGACGAGGCGCAGGCGGTTTACGGCATGGGCACGACCTCCAACAGCACGCTGGGCGCATCGGGGGTTCCCAACGGTTGCCCCGTCGTGGCGCAACAGGCCAGCGCGAATGGCGCTTCCTCTCCTGTTCCGAACCGGACGCCGATGACGCAGCAGCAGGAGAAGCAGCCACTTGGCGGCATGACCGTTTCCGGCTGCACGCCGATGATTGTGGGACTGAGCCTCGGCGACACGCCCATCGGCTACAAGCCGCAGAAGGGCGTGCCTTCCATAACGGGCATCAGCTATAACTCACGCGAGGCCGAGCAGCCCGCGACGCTCGCCTTCGGCAATGTCAGCCCCAAGTGGACGCACAGCTGGATCGGCTGGGTATGGGACGATCCCGGCGTCAACCGCGAGGGCTGGAACGTGCGGCGCTACGCCTCCGGCGGCGGCGGCTACGATTACCAGAACAGCTACAACCGCACCACCGGCACCTGGCCCGCCGAGACGACGGACAATTCGCAGCTCTGGCGCACGCCGGTGCTGGGCGTGGCGACGAACTACGAGCACCGCCTGCCCGACGGCAGCAAGGAGAACTTCACCCTCTCCGACGGCGCGACGACCTGGCCGCGCAAGCTGTTCCTCACCTCCGTCACCGACGCGCAGGGCAACGTCACGACGCTTAACTACGACGGCACTTTCCGCCTGACCTCGGTGGTGGACGCGATGGGAAGAAGCACGACCTTCACCTACGGGCTTGCCGGCTTCCCGCTGCTGGTGACGCAAATCACCGATCCGTTCGGGCGCACGACGCAGCTTACCTACGACACGAGCCAGCGGCTTGCCTCGATCACCGACCCGGCGGGCATCACCTCGACCTTCACCTATTCGGCGACCGAGCCCACCTTCGTCAACACGCTCACCACGCCCTACGGCACGACGAACTTCTCCGACACGGCCAATTCGCACGACACGCCGGAGACGAACACGCGCAGCCTCACCATCAAGGACCCGCTGGGCTTCACCGACTACACCTACTTCTACCAGAACCCGGCGATCACGCCCTCCACCGACAATACCTGCATCGTCCCGGTGGGGCTCTCCAGCAATGACGACGGCCTGCTGCAGTGGCGCAACACCTATCACTGGGACCCGCACGCCTTCGCGCTCGGGGTGACGGTGGACGGCTCGGGCAACCTGCTCACGGAGGACTTCAGCAAGGCGTATCTCACGCACTGGTACCACGACCAGATCACCAACTTCACTTCGACCGCCGTGGCGAGCGTCAAGCCGCCCCTGGAGCGGCGCACCTGGTTCAACCATCCTAACCAGACCACAAACTATAACAGCGGCATACTGGACCGCCCCACCTTCGTCGGCCGCGTGCTGGACGACGGCACGACGCAGCTCACCGGGGCGACGTACAACGCGTTCGGCCTGCCGCTCACCTATACCGACCCCATGGGGCGGCAGACGCAGTATACGTATGCCGCGAACAACCAGGATCTGCTCACCGTGAAGCAGCGCACCGCGCTGCCCTCGACCTTCACGACGATTGCGACACTGGGCTCCTACAACGCGCTGCACGAGCCGCAGACCTACACCGATGCGGCGGGGAAAGTGTGGAACTTCACCTGGAACGCGGCGGGCCAGCCCGCCACCGTCACCGACCCGAACTCGGGCGTCACCACCCGCAATTACGACGCCTCGGGCAGGCTATCGACCATCGTGAACGCGAATTCGCAGACGGTGCTCACGCTGACCTACGACGCCGCCGACCGCATCGCCACGCGCACGGACTCGCAGGGCTATGTCCTTACTTATGCGTATGACGCTCTGGACAGGATCACGTCCATCACCTACCCGGACGGCACGGCGGATCTGTACGACTACAACTTCCAGTCCGGGCCGTTCGTCGGCACGCCCAGCCTGGAGCTGAGGAAGCACACCGACCGGCTCGGACGCGCGACGACCTACGGCTTTGACGCCGACCGGCGGCTCACTTCCGTCACCGAACCCACGAGCGGCACGGCCACGCGCACGACCTCCTATCACTATTACGAGAACGGGACCCTGAAGGAGATCACGGACGCGAACGGCAACGTCACGCACTGGGACATCGACATCGAGTCGCGCCCGGTGGCCAAGACCTATGGGTTCGGCACGTCTTCCGCGCAGACGGAGACCTATACCTACGAGGCGAGCACCTCGCGGCTCAAGGCCGTCACCGATACGTTCAACCAGATGAAAAGCTACGCGTACGCGCTCGACGACCGGCCGCTCTCCGTCAGCTATATCGGCGCGTTCGGCACCCCGAACGTCTCCTTCGCCTGGGACGGCTTCTTTCCGCGCCTCACCTCGATGACCGACGGGCTGGGCACGACGAACTACAGCTATACGGCCATCGGCACCAACGGCGCATTGAAACTGGCATCGATAGACGGGCCGTTCGCTAACGACGTGATAGGGCTGACCTACGATGCTTTGGGAAGGATTGCGGGGAGAAACATCACAGGCGGCAACGAGACCTTCGGCTATGACGCCATCTCGCGCCTGACCTCCCACGGCACGCCGCTCGGCAGCTTCACCAACACCTACCTTGGGCAAACGGATCAGACGGCATCGCGCTCCGTCACCAACGGCGCTGTCACCGTATCCACGAACTGGGGTTATGACACCAATGCGAATGACAGGAGGCTGATCTCGATTACGAACAGCGGAGTGACGAGAAGCTTCACGCTCGGCTACGGAAGCGGCCCTGTAAATCCCTACGACATCATGTCCGTCACGGATACCGCCGCGACAGGGCATCCGTTTGCAACGCAGACGCATGCGTATGGGTATGACCTGATAGATAGGTTATTGACCGCAACGGCGACAACACCGGGCAACAATACGTATGTTTATGATCCCCTCGACAATGCGACGACGCTAACGGACAGCACCGGAACGACGAACCCCACCTATAACGGCCTCAACCAGATCGCCACCTGGGGAGCCACCAACTACACCTACGACGTCAAAGGCAACCTCCTCTCCGACGGCACCCGCTCCTACAAATGGGACATCGAAAACAGGCTCATAGAGATTGATTACGTGGGCAGCACTGCAAAGTCACAGTTTAGCTACGACGGCATGGGCCGCAGAACGGTTGACGTAGAAACCGCCTCCGGCGGCGGAACGACGACAACGAGATATTTGTGGTGCGGTTCAAGAATCTGTCAGGTGAGAGACGGAACCGACACGGTGCAATCGCGCATCCTCCCCGAAGGCGAATACAACGCCGTCAGCACGCAAAAAGCCGTCTACATGCCCGATCAGCTCGGAAGCGTAAGGGATGTGCTGGATGCTACGAGCGGCTCGCTCATCTCCTCCATCGACTACAGCCCCTACGGAGCGCCGGTGCAAACCTCCGGCACCTTCACTCCCGCCTACCAGTACGCCGGACTCTTCGCACATGCACCAAGCGGATTATTGCTCTCCTTCACCCGCGCCTACGACCCCGTACACCCCCACTGGCTGAACAGGGATTTGCTTCGAGAGTGGGCTGGACCAAATCTCTATGCCTACTCGTTAGCAAACCCCGTGAACTGGGTAGACGTTCTTGGGCTTACCGTCAAAGAATACCAACGACCGATCAATCTTAATGGACCGCTTTCCCCCTTGAATTGGACAGGCATTGATCATCGCTGGATCAAGACGGACAAATATGAAGCTGGCATGGGTCCAACCGGCGGTGATGTTCCTGGACAAGGGCGAGCAGATTTCCCTCTTGCTCCTGTAAGCACCATTGATCACACAGGGCAATCAAAGAGTCCGGATGCTACAGAAGTACCAATTCCTTTTCCTGTGAACGAGGAGTGCGTCAATGCGTTGATCGCGCCGGGACGCCCTCTTGGTTTATTCGTGCCTAGTTCAAATGATTGTCACACGTTCGATGCTCGTGTGCTCGATCTTTGTCGTGCGAAGTCCTATCCGAATAGTCGCTAG
- a CDS encoding RHS repeat-associated core domain-containing protein — protein sequence MNRLAKALASTTVLTAANDNFHLRLVRDNRASATHDTLLCQGFGGQANANDRRLISITNSGTTRSFTLGYGTTPVNPYDILSVTDTAATGHPFATQSHSYGYDLIDRLLTATATTPGNNTYAYDNLDNATTVMDATGTTTPTYNGFNQISTWGAANYTYDTKGNLLSDATRTYKWDIENRLLEIDYASGAKSNFSYDGLGRRTVDVETASGGGTTTTRYLWCGSRICQTRDGSDTVQSRILPEGAYNAVSTQKAVYMPDQLGSVRDVLDATTGSRLSSIDYSPYGAPVQTNGSFTPVYQYAGLFNHPQSALLLSFTRAYDPVHPHWLNRDWIREAGGINLYAYVLANPVRLIDAEGLCASDPNKCGKLASQIEQVRDELAQRSDELKQDKLNLPPTGPMSVAGHQQQFQDKQTQLRNLLNDYDSNGCGPGDPIPTDAWKYATMPTPTKTQHPIDQMPSAPIIPPLPWWAPLAPLAPLIIRGTGSLILL from the coding sequence ATGAATCGTCTCGCTAAAGCCCTCGCCTCAACCACGGTGCTGACTGCGGCGAATGACAATTTCCATCTTCGGTTAGTGCGCGACAATCGGGCCTCAGCCACGCACGACACCCTCCTATGCCAAGGCTTCGGAGGGCAGGCCAACGCCAACGACCGCCGCCTCATCTCGATAACGAACTCCGGCACCACCCGCAGCTTCACCCTCGGCTACGGCACCACCCCGGTCAACCCCTACGACATCCTGTCCGTTACCGACACCGCCGCGACCGGCCACCCTTTCGCAACGCAGAGCCATTCCTACGGCTACGACCTCATCGACCGCCTATTGACGGCGACGGCCACCACGCCGGGAAACAACACCTACGCCTACGATAACCTCGATAACGCCACGACCGTCATGGACGCCACGGGCACCACGACTCCGACCTACAACGGCTTCAACCAGATCAGCACGTGGGGAGCCGCGAACTACACCTACGACACCAAGGGCAACCTCCTGAGCGACGCCACCCGCACCTACAAATGGGACATCGAAAATCGCCTGCTGGAAATCGACTACGCCTCGGGAGCAAAGAGCAACTTCAGTTACGACGGACTCGGAAGAAGAACCGTTGATGTCGAAACCGCCTCAGGAGGGGGAACCACCACCACCCGGTATCTGTGGTGTGGTTCAAGAATATGCCAAACAAGGGACGGCAGCGATACGGTGCAGTCGCGCATCCTCCCTGAAGGCGCATATAACGCCGTCAGCACGCAAAAGGCCGTCTACATGCCCGATCAGTTGGGAAGCGTCAGGGATGTATTGGACGCCACAACCGGCAGTCGCCTGTCGTCCATCGACTACAGTCCCTACGGAGCACCCGTCCAGACAAACGGCTCCTTCACCCCTGTCTACCAATACGCCGGACTCTTCAATCATCCGCAGAGCGCGCTCCTCCTCTCATTTACCCGCGCCTACGACCCGGTGCATCCGCATTGGCTAAATAGGGATTGGATTAGGGAGGCTGGCGGCATCAATCTTTACGCATATGTTCTAGCGAATCCAGTCAGGCTCATTGATGCAGAGGGGTTATGTGCGTCAGATCCTAATAAATGTGGAAAACTGGCGTCACAAATCGAGCAGGTAAGGGATGAACTGGCTCAGCGATCCGACGAGTTAAAGCAGGATAAGCTAAACTTGCCTCCAACAGGCCCCATGTCTGTTGCAGGGCACCAGCAGCAATTTCAAGACAAACAGACGCAGCTCAGAAATCTATTGAACGATTATGACTCAAATGGATGTGGCCCAGGCGATCCGATTCCTACGGATGCATGGAAGTATGCTACGATGCCCACACCCACC